ctcaagaaaaaattgaactggagagcaaaattgtgccttaccgcgtcagggtggctgacctggaggctctcataaaggCCGACGCCGTCAAGGTGAAGAAGCtagagcaaaggtcagccgaccgagagaccctccttgggcaggtggaaaaggcaagggacgacgccatagctgatctcgccgaggccaacaaagagaagggaaagatagctgctgaattgggccaagtgcaagcggaatccaagaaggttgctgaagaccttctccaagctcaagaaaccaacgaacaactcaaaaagcaagttgaagagctggagcaacagaataagggGCTGAAAGAACAAGCTGAAGAACTcgagaaacagattgaagagcttaagaagcaaattgaagatcTCAATCTGAGTtccgcccaaattctggctgtcggattcgaggctgcacgggaacaattCACCTGCTTGTTCcctgatctggatctcagcatggtgtctctgaataatgaagtggtggatggaaaagtggtgcccgccgaagactgatcaatttaatCCATCCATTGCTTTTATactttcccttgtatataaCTTGTAACAGACTTTATGCCTTTtcgtatatatgttttgaactgATATTCACTGTTAATGAGAAAGGTCTACGCTTTTCCTCTTATAACTTCTTCAattgcttcaactttccttgcgtgTTTAATTCCAAAGAAATGACTTAGCAAAACTGTAGGCACgacctttgacttaactgctttgAACCACTTCAGCCTTAAGCAACAATCACTTTAACAATtcgtaaacttaaggcaattaaccttatcgtaaaaatattcctcaagcaacaaactttgactcagctactggcttaaacactgcttcacccgatctgctccatcaaaacgggtcttttaactttctcgccactgtttgaacttttcctggtcgccagagactcttggcgatcaggttctttctggcttcacgccttggccattgttctttgatttgggggtagaggcgcctttcggatcctcctcTACCTTCCCGAACTTCAGGACCACaggccgggtggctaggcgctctcttcgaacctgccttagccaccttccaaacttcgtccacccttaacaccatacctgaactcgttcgagacgagaaggattttatcttgcttGAACTCGcgcataggcgagaaggtctttaactcgcctgaactcgctcataggcgagaaggtttttactcgcctgaactcgctcataggcgagaaggtcttttacttgcctctacattgccccaggggttacatcttctcgcccccagaaacactgaggacttttcactggtgcctctacattgctccaggggttacatcttctcgcccccagaaacactgaggacttttcactggtgcctctacattgctccaggggttacatcttctcgcccccagaagcactgaggacttttcactggtgcctctacattgctccaggggttacatcttctcgcccccagaagcactgaggacttttcactcttccttgcccgcactcgctcgacgacgaggaggtctttaacttgcctcaggacgcgcgagggcgttgaggtcttttaactggtgcctccgatcgccgaaaaacaatgcgggcttaaaactttttagaaagcatgcaatatatctttaactcgccttgagtcgcatataagtgacaaggtctttcttcaaaactttctaaaaagaacaggcacgcaatctaaaacaacttgtactttgaaaactcttcttttattgggtggcctcgttaaaaaccctccttagggaaaaaagagtgcccccttcaaactgttttaacagagacattgtaatgtaactcgtgtttatctttacttacaaagttctcaactgtaatacaacttcaagtgcgtggcgttccaagtgcgaggaatcgcccctccttccaatgtctctaagcggtaggcgccattcccgagcgcctcgattattctgaacggtccagtccacttgggcgacagtttattctccatctcgtactggtgggccttcctcatcaccaggtcgccttctctaaactgccttggcatcaccctcgagttgtaccttcgttcaacccttctcttcaccgcttcagccttcaatctcgcctcttccctgacctcatccagtagatccaggttcagccttctctcttcattcgagtcttcctctacgaagttctggaatctcggcgagctctcctgaatctctactggaatcatcgcatcacacccataccaagctgaacggggtctcgtgggttcctgactgctcggtggtgtggtatgcccagactatacggggcacttcctcagcccagcttcccttggctttctctagccttctcttcaatcctctcagcaacacccgattagctgactccacctggccatttgtctgagggtgctcgacggatgcaaacacttgttgaattcccaccccttcgtaaagcttcttcaacaaatggcttgcaaactgagtcccattgtccgacaccaggcgcttaggcactccaaaccggcacacaatgtttttccacacgaaaccttcgatcttgtgtgcggtgatctgggccactggttctgcttcgatccacttggtgaaatattcaatcgccaccaccaagtacttcatctgcctgatcgccagcgggaaaggccccaggatgtcgattccccaggtatgaaacggccaagggctatagatcgacttcaactcctcgggaggcgccttatgccaatcggcgtgctgttggcattgtttgcaacattgggcatacttcttgcaatcttctctcatcgatggccagtagtaacctgcacggagagtcctcgcggccagagctcgacccccgacgtggcttccgcatataccttcgtggagctctgccatgattctcgtgcacttctcgccatgtacacattccaggagtgggtgagtgaacccaaacctgtacagatcaccatcaatcaacgtgtacttgctagaatttttctttaccttcctagcctctgtcggatccagtgggagaaggccatctcccaggcatcgcttgtactgcgttatccaggtgtctggctcatggatggcacatacctgcgtcatgttcaccttctcacctcgacatgctctaactctcggcgatctca
The sequence above is a segment of the Phaseolus vulgaris cultivar G19833 chromosome 2, P. vulgaris v2.0, whole genome shotgun sequence genome. Coding sequences within it:
- the LOC137809108 gene encoding uncharacterized protein; amino-acid sequence: MSTELRLARKEATNLRHKVQQLAQEKIELESKIVPYRVRVADLEALIKADAVKVKKLEQRSADRETLLGQVEKQVEELEQQNKGLKEQAEELEKQIEELKKQIEDLNLSSAQILAVGFEAAREQFTCLFPDLDLSMVSLNNEVVDGKVVPAED